The proteins below are encoded in one region of Oncorhynchus kisutch isolate 150728-3 linkage group LG14, Okis_V2, whole genome shotgun sequence:
- the smim12 gene encoding small integral membrane protein 12: MWPVLWMSMRTYAPYITFPVAFVVGAVGYHLEWFIRGDTTLKPGEEKSIVELREDRKLEEGAGRDSTQVLSLKEKLEFTPRAALDRNRPEKS, from the coding sequence ATGTGGCCAGTGTTATGGATGTCCATGCGTACCTACGCCCCCTACATAACCTTCCCGGTGGCCTTCGTGGTGGGGGCGGTGGGGTACCACCTGGAGTGGTTCATCAGGGGGGACACCACTCTTAAACCTGGGGAGGAGAAGAGCATCGTGGAGCTGAGGGAGGATAGGAAGCTGGAGGAGGGGGCAGGACGGGACAGCACCCAGGTCCTCAGTCTCAAAGAGAAGCTGGAGTTTACCCCCAGGGCAGCGTTGGACCGCAACCGACCCGAGAAGAGCTAA